One part of the Micrococcus sp. 2A genome encodes these proteins:
- the hpaE gene encoding 5-carboxymethyl-2-hydroxymuconate semialdehyde dehydrogenase, which produces MSENTVSHRRPEGLPDVIRHYIDGRLVDSVDGDTFDVLDPVTNTAYIKAASGKSADVDLAVAAAKAAFEGGEWAQAMPRQRSRVLHRIADIMETRGDQLAEMECFDTGLPIKQAKGQAARAAENFRFFADLIVAQHDDAFKVPGRQVNYVNRKPIGVAGLITPWNTPFMLESWKLAPALATGNSVVLKPAEFTPLSASLWPEIVEEAGLPTGVFNMVHGFGEEGFAGDPLVKHPDVPLISFTGESRTGQIIFANAAPFLKGLSMELGGKSPAVVFADADLDTAIDATIFGVFSLNGERCTAGSRILVQREVYDEFVERYAAQADRVKVGLPSDPTTEVGAIVHPEHYEKVMSYVEIGKGEARLVAGGGRPEEFPEGNFVQPTVFADVAPDARIFQEEIFGPVVAITPFDTDEEALELANNTKYGLAAYIWTNDLKRAHNFAQDVEAGMVWLNSNNVRDLRTPFGGVKASGLGHEGGYRSIDFYTDQQAVHITLGEVHNPVFGKQEQAASKMDG; this is translated from the coding sequence ATGAGCGAGAACACCGTCTCCCACCGCAGGCCCGAGGGCCTCCCGGACGTCATCCGCCACTACATCGACGGCCGGCTCGTCGACTCCGTGGACGGCGACACCTTCGACGTCCTGGACCCCGTCACCAACACCGCGTACATCAAGGCCGCCTCCGGCAAGTCCGCGGACGTCGACCTCGCCGTGGCCGCCGCGAAGGCCGCCTTCGAGGGCGGCGAGTGGGCGCAGGCCATGCCGCGTCAGCGCTCCCGCGTGCTGCACAGGATCGCCGACATCATGGAGACCCGCGGCGACCAGCTCGCCGAGATGGAGTGCTTCGACACCGGCCTGCCGATCAAGCAGGCCAAGGGCCAGGCCGCCCGCGCCGCCGAGAACTTCCGCTTCTTCGCGGACCTGATCGTGGCCCAGCACGACGACGCCTTCAAGGTGCCCGGCCGCCAGGTCAACTACGTGAACCGCAAGCCGATCGGCGTCGCCGGGCTCATCACGCCCTGGAACACCCCGTTCATGCTCGAGTCCTGGAAGCTCGCCCCGGCCCTGGCCACCGGCAACTCCGTGGTGCTCAAGCCCGCCGAGTTCACCCCGCTCTCCGCCTCGCTGTGGCCGGAGATCGTCGAGGAGGCCGGCCTGCCGACGGGCGTCTTCAACATGGTGCACGGCTTCGGCGAGGAGGGCTTCGCCGGTGACCCGCTCGTGAAGCACCCCGACGTCCCGCTGATCTCCTTCACCGGCGAGTCCCGCACCGGCCAGATCATCTTCGCCAACGCCGCGCCGTTCCTGAAGGGCCTGTCCATGGAGCTCGGCGGCAAGTCCCCCGCCGTCGTCTTCGCGGACGCCGACCTGGACACCGCGATCGACGCGACCATCTTCGGCGTGTTCTCGCTCAACGGCGAGCGCTGCACCGCCGGCTCCCGCATCCTCGTCCAGCGCGAGGTCTACGACGAGTTCGTGGAGCGCTACGCCGCGCAGGCGGACCGCGTGAAGGTGGGCCTGCCCTCCGACCCGACCACCGAGGTCGGCGCCATCGTGCACCCCGAACACTACGAGAAGGTCATGTCCTACGTGGAGATCGGCAAGGGCGAGGCCCGTCTCGTGGCCGGCGGCGGCCGCCCGGAGGAGTTCCCGGAGGGCAACTTCGTGCAGCCCACCGTGTTCGCGGACGTGGCCCCGGACGCCCGGATCTTCCAGGAGGAGATCTTCGGCCCGGTCGTGGCGATCACCCCGTTCGACACGGACGAGGAGGCCCTCGAGCTGGCCAACAACACCAAGTACGGCCTGGCCGCCTACATCTGGACCAACGACCTCAAGCGCGCCCACAACTTCGCTCAGGACGTCGAGGCCGGCATGGTGTGGCTGAACTCGAACAACGTGCGCGACCTGCGCACGCCGTTCGGGGGCGTGAAGGCCTCGGGCCTCGGCCACGAGGGCGGCTACCGCTCGATCGACTTCTACACCGATCAGCAGGCCGTGCACATCACCCTCGGCGAGGTGCACAACCCCGTGTTCGGCAAGCAGGAGCAGGCCGCCTCGAAGATGGACGGCTGA
- the pdxT gene encoding pyridoxal 5'-phosphate synthase glutaminase subunit PdxT: MTTTRPDGDQGSSNGRLVGVFALQGDVREHVHVLEALGAQTRLVRRPADLEGLDGIVLPGGESSVMDRLARIMALKDALAAALCAGLPAYGTCAGLIMLADGIQNPAPGQGSLGVLDVTVRRNAFGAQVDSFEEDLAIPAVSADPVHAVFIRAPAVLEAGAGVEVLASVPASRLSVDPAGLGLDDDARLPVAVRQGRLLATSFHPEVTGDWSFHREFLAGL; this comes from the coding sequence ATGACGACGACGCGGCCGGACGGCGACCAGGGTTCCAGCAACGGGAGGCTCGTCGGGGTGTTCGCGCTCCAGGGCGACGTCCGCGAGCACGTGCACGTCCTCGAGGCGCTCGGCGCGCAGACCCGGCTGGTGCGGCGCCCCGCCGACCTCGAGGGGCTCGACGGGATCGTCCTGCCTGGAGGGGAGTCGTCCGTGATGGACCGGCTCGCGCGGATCATGGCGCTCAAGGACGCGCTCGCCGCGGCCCTCTGCGCGGGCCTGCCGGCCTACGGCACGTGCGCCGGCCTCATCATGCTGGCGGACGGGATCCAGAACCCTGCCCCGGGCCAGGGCAGTCTCGGCGTCCTGGACGTCACGGTGCGGCGCAACGCGTTCGGCGCGCAGGTGGACTCGTTCGAGGAGGACCTCGCCATCCCCGCCGTCTCGGCGGACCCGGTGCATGCCGTGTTCATCCGCGCGCCCGCAGTGCTGGAAGCCGGCGCCGGCGTCGAGGTCCTGGCGAGCGTGCCGGCCTCGCGCCTGTCCGTGGACCCTGCGGGGCTGGGGCTCGACGACGACGCGCGCCTGCCCGTGGCCGTGCGCCAGGGGCGCCTGCTCGCCACGAGCTTCCACCCCGAGGTCACCGGCGACTGGTCCTTCCACCGGGAGTTCCTCGCTGGCCTCTGA
- a CDS encoding PLP-dependent aminotransferase family protein — MTQSAVRDVFDIAMDPNLVSLAGGNPWLADLPLEELSRIAADLVAQHGTESLQYGPGQGLEEMRQAAAAVMAADGIPDADPELVVITPGSQAAIDTACRTFANPGDVVVVEDPTFVGALTTFNTWELDPVATPTDEQGLVPSELDATLTALAAEGRRVAFLYTIPSFANPSGALLPEERREEVAAVCKRHGVLIVEDNPYGQIAFDGDPLTPIAAKHRDNVVYLGTMSKIFSPGVRIGWALVPSALKREFYLGAESAFIHASTYSQMLSTAFVTQLDWQGHVRAVTGLYKERAEALASAVREHWDPAVDVITPRGGFFLWATLPQGVNTLELMHRGIEAGAVFVPGAAFTPVDGIHSTLRLAYPFVESEKLVEGVRRLAPVVNEAVAANRSR; from the coding sequence GTGACCCAGTCCGCCGTGCGCGACGTCTTCGACATCGCGATGGACCCGAACCTCGTCTCGCTCGCGGGCGGCAACCCGTGGCTCGCGGACCTCCCGCTCGAGGAGCTCTCCCGGATCGCCGCGGACCTCGTGGCGCAGCACGGCACCGAGTCGCTGCAGTACGGCCCGGGCCAGGGCCTCGAGGAGATGCGCCAGGCGGCGGCCGCCGTCATGGCCGCGGACGGCATCCCGGACGCCGACCCCGAGCTCGTCGTCATCACGCCCGGCTCCCAGGCCGCCATCGACACCGCGTGCCGCACGTTCGCGAACCCGGGCGACGTCGTCGTGGTGGAGGACCCCACCTTCGTGGGCGCGCTGACCACGTTCAACACCTGGGAGCTGGATCCGGTGGCCACCCCCACGGACGAGCAGGGCCTCGTCCCGTCCGAGCTGGATGCCACGCTGACCGCGCTGGCCGCCGAGGGCCGACGCGTGGCCTTCCTCTACACGATCCCCTCGTTCGCCAACCCCTCCGGCGCCCTCCTCCCCGAGGAGCGCCGCGAGGAGGTGGCCGCGGTGTGCAAGAGGCACGGCGTGCTGATCGTGGAGGACAACCCGTACGGGCAGATCGCGTTCGACGGCGACCCGCTCACCCCGATCGCTGCGAAGCACCGGGACAACGTGGTGTACCTGGGCACGATGTCCAAGATCTTCTCCCCGGGCGTGCGCATCGGCTGGGCGCTCGTGCCCTCCGCCCTCAAGCGCGAGTTCTACCTCGGGGCGGAGTCCGCGTTCATCCACGCCTCCACGTACTCGCAGATGCTCTCCACCGCGTTCGTCACGCAGCTGGACTGGCAGGGGCACGTGCGCGCGGTGACGGGCCTCTACAAGGAGCGCGCCGAGGCCCTGGCGTCCGCGGTGCGCGAGCACTGGGACCCGGCCGTGGACGTCATCACCCCGCGCGGCGGCTTCTTCCTGTGGGCCACTCTCCCCCAGGGCGTGAACACGCTCGAGCTCATGCACCGCGGCATCGAGGCCGGCGCGGTGTTCGTCCCCGGCGCCGCGTTCACGCCGGTGGACGGGATCCACTCGACCCTGCGCCTGGCCTACCCCTTCGTGGAGTCCGAGAAGCTCGTGGAGGGCGTGCGCCGCCTGGCCCCCGTGGTGAACGAGGCGGTGGCGGCGAACCGCTCCCGCTGA
- a CDS encoding cupin domain-containing protein, which yields MDETNAPTPEAPRVLADVAELTDGLAAAEPGAAWRLKDDPRDLDVNLVRLPAGGRNEPFEGPGLDILVHVVAGSGVLHTDGGDVPIRAGQLLWLPKSSRRGFTAGDEGLAWLTAHRRKQGLAIGHRPG from the coding sequence ATGGACGAGACGAACGCGCCGACCCCTGAGGCGCCCCGCGTGCTGGCCGACGTCGCCGAGCTGACGGACGGGCTGGCCGCGGCGGAGCCCGGCGCGGCCTGGCGTCTGAAGGACGACCCGCGCGACCTGGACGTGAACCTCGTGCGGCTGCCCGCAGGCGGGCGCAACGAGCCGTTCGAGGGCCCCGGGCTGGACATCCTGGTGCACGTCGTCGCCGGCTCGGGCGTGCTCCACACCGACGGCGGCGACGTTCCCATCCGCGCCGGCCAGCTGCTGTGGCTGCCTAAGAGCTCCCGCCGCGGCTTCACCGCTGGAGACGAGGGCCTCGCCTGGCTGACGGCGCACCGGCGGAAGCAGGGGCTCGCGATCGGACACCGGCCGGGCTGA
- a CDS encoding GntR family transcriptional regulator produces the protein MRGIQEQRYEPGDRLVLAQIAEELGMSVVPVREAIRRLQSESLVEFRRNVGATVVGIDPVEYRYTMETLALVEGYSTAQCAPHVTAAEIAQARELNALMRMLVTGEADWDAVQFTDLNRRFHALLFEHHQNDHVQDLVRRGWNRLSALRASTFAYVPGRAAASVCEHEELLRLIEGRAEFAAVEHAARTHRLNTLHAYLDHQASLEDAHPETPSPAGTPATTSPTRAQLERTP, from the coding sequence ATGCGCGGCATCCAGGAGCAGCGCTATGAGCCGGGCGACCGGCTGGTGCTGGCCCAGATCGCGGAGGAGCTGGGGATGTCCGTGGTGCCCGTGCGCGAGGCGATCCGGCGCCTGCAGTCGGAGAGCCTGGTGGAGTTCCGCCGCAACGTGGGCGCCACCGTCGTCGGGATCGACCCCGTGGAGTACCGCTACACGATGGAGACCCTCGCGCTGGTGGAGGGCTACTCCACCGCGCAGTGCGCCCCCCACGTGACGGCGGCCGAGATCGCGCAGGCGCGCGAGCTCAACGCCCTCATGCGCATGCTCGTCACGGGCGAGGCGGACTGGGACGCCGTGCAGTTCACCGACCTGAACCGCCGCTTCCACGCCCTCCTGTTCGAGCACCACCAGAACGACCACGTGCAGGACCTGGTGCGCCGCGGCTGGAACCGCCTCTCGGCCCTGCGCGCCTCCACGTTCGCGTACGTGCCCGGGCGGGCGGCCGCCTCGGTGTGCGAGCACGAGGAGCTGCTGCGGCTGATCGAGGGGCGGGCGGAGTTCGCCGCCGTCGAGCACGCCGCACGGACCCACCGGCTCAACACCCTGCACGCCTACCTGGACCACCAGGCGTCCCTCGAGGACGCCCACCCCGAGACCCCGTCCCCCGCCGGCACCCCGGCGACGACGTCACCCACCCGAGCACAGCTGGAGAGGACACCATGA
- the pdxS gene encoding pyridoxal 5'-phosphate synthase lyase subunit PdxS, with product MSDAPAASFSASTISAADDGARGTGTTRVKRGLADMLKGGVIMDVVTPEQARIAEDAGAVAVMALERVPADIRSQGGVARMSDPDLIDGIIEAVSIPVMAKARIGHFVEAQVLQSLKVDFIDESEVLSPADYVNHIDKWGFDVPFVCGATNLGEALRRITEGAAMIRSKGEAGTGDVSEAVKHIRTIRKEIAALQGLAKDELYVAAKELQAPYELVAEVASTGTLPVVMFTAGGVATPADAALMMQMGADGVFVGSGIFKSGNPAQRAEAIVKATAQFDDPAAIAAASRGLGEAMVGINVSDLAAPHRLAERGW from the coding sequence ATGAGCGACGCACCCGCAGCAAGCTTCTCCGCCTCCACCATCTCCGCGGCCGACGACGGCGCGCGCGGCACCGGCACCACCCGCGTCAAGCGCGGCCTGGCGGACATGCTCAAGGGCGGCGTCATCATGGACGTCGTCACCCCGGAGCAGGCCCGCATCGCCGAGGACGCCGGCGCCGTCGCCGTGATGGCCCTCGAGCGCGTGCCCGCGGACATCCGCTCCCAGGGCGGCGTGGCCCGCATGTCGGACCCGGACCTGATCGACGGGATCATCGAGGCCGTGTCCATCCCCGTGATGGCCAAGGCGCGCATCGGCCACTTCGTGGAGGCGCAGGTCCTGCAGTCCCTGAAGGTGGACTTCATCGACGAGTCCGAGGTGCTCTCCCCGGCCGACTACGTGAACCACATCGACAAGTGGGGCTTCGACGTGCCGTTCGTCTGCGGCGCCACCAACCTGGGCGAGGCGCTGCGCCGCATCACCGAGGGCGCGGCCATGATCCGCTCCAAGGGCGAGGCCGGCACCGGCGACGTCTCCGAGGCCGTGAAGCACATCCGCACCATCCGCAAGGAGATCGCGGCGCTGCAGGGCCTGGCCAAGGATGAGCTGTACGTGGCCGCCAAGGAGCTCCAGGCCCCCTACGAGCTCGTGGCCGAGGTCGCCTCCACCGGCACCCTGCCGGTCGTCATGTTCACCGCAGGCGGCGTGGCCACCCCGGCGGACGCGGCCTTGATGATGCAGATGGGCGCCGACGGCGTGTTCGTGGGCTCCGGCATCTTCAAGTCCGGCAACCCCGCCCAGCGTGCCGAGGCCATCGTCAAGGCGACGGCCCAGTTCGATGACCCCGCCGCGATCGCCGCTGCCTCCCGCGGCCTCGGCGAGGCCATGGTGGGCATCAACGTCTCCGACCTCGCAGCCCCGCACCGCCTGGCCGAGCGCGGCTGGTGA
- a CDS encoding fumarylacetoacetate hydrolase family protein, translating into MTQSTPEISGPQPSGTPTVTEHDFAARGARPGKVVALHLNYPSRIAQRGRSPKFPGYFLKAGTSIARSGDVVERPVGTELLAYEGEIALVIGTAARRVSPDQGWRHVAGVTAANDWGLYDLRHADKGSNVKNKSGDGYTPLGPAVISADGLDPEALRVRTWVNGELVQDDTTQGLVFPFGQLVADLSQLMTLEPGDVILTGTPAGSSVAQPGDVVEVEVDAPTAPGAPSTGRLVSRVAEAEQPMAPYGHGPQVDDLQREEAWGSRAAAGLPPVTEDATAADAAATPAAEAPTADAAYRWVPSEPRPDRTLLTDELKAKIAECAVATITSQLQRRGIQNATIDGVRPMHPGRRIVGYARTLRFIAKREDLFTEFGGGFNAQKRAMDAVQPDDVVVMEARGEAGTGTLGDVLALRAQVAGGVAVITDGGVRDSAAVAEVGLQVYNAAVHPAVLGRRHIPWEVDGTVTCGGTAVQPGDIVIGDDDGVVVVPPALLHEVIDDAWEQDRQDAWVYEQVQSGQPVDGLFPPNAEWKARYQQFREAQRDAVEG; encoded by the coding sequence ATGACGCAGAGCACACCCGAGATCTCCGGCCCGCAGCCCTCCGGCACCCCCACCGTCACGGAGCACGACTTCGCCGCGCGCGGCGCCCGTCCCGGCAAGGTGGTGGCCCTCCACCTGAACTACCCCTCGCGGATCGCCCAGCGCGGCCGCTCGCCGAAGTTCCCCGGCTACTTCCTCAAGGCCGGCACCTCGATCGCCCGTTCCGGCGACGTCGTCGAGCGCCCCGTCGGCACCGAGCTCCTCGCCTACGAGGGCGAGATCGCGCTCGTGATCGGCACCGCGGCCCGCCGCGTGAGCCCGGACCAGGGCTGGCGGCACGTCGCCGGCGTCACCGCCGCGAACGACTGGGGCCTCTACGACCTCCGCCACGCGGACAAGGGCTCCAACGTGAAGAACAAGTCGGGCGACGGCTACACGCCGCTCGGCCCGGCCGTCATCTCCGCGGACGGCCTGGACCCCGAGGCCCTGCGCGTGCGCACCTGGGTCAACGGCGAGCTCGTGCAGGACGACACCACCCAGGGCCTCGTCTTCCCGTTCGGCCAGCTCGTGGCCGACCTCTCCCAGCTCATGACCCTCGAGCCCGGCGACGTGATCCTCACCGGCACCCCCGCCGGCTCCTCCGTGGCCCAGCCCGGCGACGTCGTCGAGGTGGAGGTGGACGCCCCCACCGCCCCCGGTGCACCCTCCACGGGCCGCCTGGTCAGCCGCGTGGCCGAGGCCGAGCAGCCGATGGCCCCCTACGGCCACGGCCCCCAGGTGGACGACCTCCAACGCGAGGAGGCGTGGGGCTCGCGCGCGGCCGCGGGCCTGCCCCCCGTGACGGAGGACGCCACGGCCGCCGACGCCGCGGCCACCCCGGCCGCCGAGGCTCCCACCGCCGACGCCGCCTACCGCTGGGTGCCCTCCGAGCCCCGCCCGGACCGGACCCTGCTCACGGACGAGCTGAAGGCGAAGATCGCCGAGTGCGCGGTCGCCACCATCACTTCGCAGCTGCAGAGGCGGGGCATCCAGAACGCCACGATCGACGGCGTGCGCCCGATGCACCCCGGCCGCCGGATCGTGGGCTACGCCCGCACCCTGCGCTTCATCGCCAAGCGCGAGGACCTGTTCACCGAGTTCGGCGGCGGGTTCAACGCGCAGAAGCGCGCCATGGACGCCGTCCAGCCGGACGACGTGGTGGTCATGGAGGCCCGCGGCGAGGCCGGCACCGGCACCCTCGGCGACGTCCTCGCCCTGCGCGCCCAGGTGGCCGGCGGCGTCGCCGTCATCACCGACGGCGGCGTGCGCGACTCCGCCGCCGTCGCCGAGGTGGGCCTGCAGGTCTACAACGCGGCCGTCCACCCGGCCGTGCTCGGCCGCCGCCACATCCCGTGGGAGGTCGACGGGACCGTCACGTGCGGCGGCACCGCAGTGCAGCCCGGCGACATCGTGATCGGCGACGACGACGGCGTGGTGGTGGTGCCCCCAGCCCTGCTGCACGAGGTCATCGACGACGCGTGGGAGCAGGACCGCCAGGACGCGTGGGTGTACGAGCAGGTGCAGTCCGGCCAGCCCGTGGACGGCCTGTTCCCGCCGAACGCCGAGTGGAAGGCGCGGTACCAGCAGTTCCGCGAGGCCCAGCGTGACGCCGTCGAAGGCTGA
- the hpaD gene encoding 3,4-dihydroxyphenylacetate 2,3-dioxygenase, with product MTNLESRQKTSSGFYVTKEAPITPENPLPTPTSEAPDILRCASMELVVTDLERSRSFYVDVLGLVVTEEDDEVIYLRSMEEFIHHNLVLRKGEIAAVAAFSYRVRTPEDLDKAVAFYEELGCRVERNKDGFVKGVGDSVRVEDPLGFPYEFFYETEHVERLAWRYDLYTPGALVRLDHFNQVTPDVPRAAKFMQDLGFRVTEDIQDEQGTVYAAWMRRKPTVHDTAMTGGDGPRMHHVCFATHEKHNILSICDKLGALRMSDHIERGPGRHGVSNAFYLYLRDPDGHRVEVYTQDYYTGDPDNPVVTWDVHDNQRRDWWGTPVVPSWYTDASLVLDLDGNPQPVVARTDESEMAVTIGADGFSYTRETEGEESMPEWKQGEYKLGNQL from the coding sequence ATGACCAACCTCGAGAGCCGCCAGAAGACCTCGTCCGGCTTCTACGTGACCAAGGAAGCCCCCATCACCCCGGAGAACCCCCTCCCCACCCCGACGTCCGAGGCGCCGGACATCCTGCGCTGCGCGTCCATGGAGCTCGTGGTCACGGACCTGGAGCGCTCCCGCAGCTTCTACGTGGACGTGCTGGGCCTCGTGGTGACCGAGGAGGACGACGAGGTCATCTACCTCCGCTCCATGGAGGAGTTCATCCACCACAACCTGGTGCTGCGCAAGGGCGAGATCGCCGCCGTCGCCGCGTTCTCCTACCGCGTGCGCACCCCCGAGGACCTGGACAAGGCCGTGGCCTTCTACGAGGAGCTCGGCTGCCGCGTGGAGCGCAACAAGGACGGCTTCGTGAAGGGCGTCGGCGACTCCGTGCGCGTCGAGGACCCGCTGGGCTTCCCCTACGAGTTCTTCTACGAGACCGAGCACGTGGAGCGCCTGGCCTGGCGCTACGACCTCTACACCCCCGGCGCGCTGGTGCGCCTGGACCACTTCAACCAGGTGACCCCGGACGTGCCCCGCGCCGCGAAGTTCATGCAGGACCTGGGCTTCCGCGTCACCGAGGACATCCAGGACGAGCAGGGCACCGTGTACGCCGCGTGGATGCGCCGCAAGCCCACCGTGCACGACACCGCCATGACCGGCGGCGACGGGCCCCGCATGCACCACGTCTGCTTCGCCACGCACGAGAAGCACAACATCCTCTCGATCTGCGACAAGCTCGGCGCGCTGCGCATGTCCGACCACATCGAGCGCGGCCCCGGCCGCCACGGCGTCTCGAATGCGTTCTACCTGTACCTGCGCGATCCGGACGGCCACCGCGTCGAGGTCTACACCCAGGACTACTACACCGGCGACCCGGACAACCCCGTGGTCACCTGGGACGTGCACGACAACCAGCGCCGCGACTGGTGGGGCACCCCGGTCGTGCCGTCCTGGTACACGGACGCCTCCCTCGTGCTCGACCTCGACGGCAACCCGCAGCCCGTCGTCGCCCGCACGGACGAGTCCGAGATGGCCGTGACCATCGGCGCCGACGGCTTCTCCTACACCCGCGAGACCGAGGGCGAGGAGTCCATGCCCGAGTGGAAGCAGGGCGAGTACAAGCTGGGCAACCAGCTCTGA
- the hpaH gene encoding 2-oxo-hept-4-ene-1,7-dioate hydratase, with protein MLDHETHVKIADELFEAGRTGTPVPLLTARHAGMEIEDSYAVQRIWAERRVEAGRRVVGHKIGLTSKAMQAATGITEPDYGVIFDDQVFESGHEYETARITNPRIEMELAFVLKEELRGPNVTLFDVLRATEYVVPALEVLDAHVELQGRTIVDTIADNAALGSMVLGGRPVAPDAVDLRWVAGTLSRNQTIEETGVAAGVLNHPGNGVHWLANRLAEHGDALAAGEIVLAGSFTRPMHVSAGDTVTADYGPLGTVTCRFA; from the coding sequence ATGCTGGACCACGAGACGCACGTGAAGATCGCCGACGAGCTCTTCGAGGCCGGCCGCACCGGCACCCCCGTGCCCCTGCTGACCGCCCGCCACGCGGGCATGGAGATCGAGGACTCCTACGCCGTGCAGCGCATCTGGGCGGAGCGCCGCGTGGAGGCGGGGCGCCGCGTCGTCGGGCACAAGATCGGCCTGACCTCCAAGGCCATGCAGGCCGCCACCGGGATCACCGAGCCGGACTACGGCGTGATCTTCGATGACCAGGTGTTCGAGTCCGGCCACGAGTACGAGACCGCGCGCATCACCAACCCCCGCATCGAGATGGAGCTCGCCTTCGTGCTCAAGGAGGAGCTGCGCGGCCCGAACGTGACCCTCTTCGACGTGCTGCGCGCCACCGAGTACGTGGTGCCCGCGCTCGAGGTCCTCGACGCCCACGTGGAGCTGCAGGGCCGGACCATCGTGGACACCATCGCGGACAACGCCGCGCTCGGCTCCATGGTGCTCGGCGGCCGCCCCGTGGCCCCCGACGCCGTGGACCTGCGCTGGGTGGCCGGGACGCTCTCCCGCAACCAGACCATCGAGGAGACCGGCGTGGCCGCGGGCGTGCTGAACCACCCGGGCAACGGCGTGCACTGGCTGGCCAACCGCCTGGCCGAGCACGGCGACGCGCTCGCCGCCGGGGAGATCGTGCTCGCCGGCTCCTTCACCCGCCCGATGCACGTCAGCGCCGGGGACACCGTCACCGCCGACTACGGGCCGCTCGGCACCGTCACCTGCCGGTTCGCCTGA
- a CDS encoding CoA ester lyase: MPVRNRRAAALPAKLSRSWLLVNAARSDDFAPALASEADSVILDLEAAVPEEEKEAARANVVDALSGGMTAWVRISAASTEHWARDLEALARLSGVRGVVLAETEEPEQVTFTAMRLRAGTPVIALLESALGIENATAVAKAPGTFRLAFGVNDFRKDVGVGEDPLAMAYARSRMVIASRVGRLPGAIDGPPGNADAEDSVRESSAVTASMGMTGRLVLSRGQVDWVNRALSPSEDELSWAKDLLDKHRAGAAVGDGSYLPRLKRAEKIADLADSYGLWNA; this comes from the coding sequence ATGCCCGTGAGAAACCGCCGCGCCGCCGCCCTGCCCGCCAAGCTGAGCCGCTCCTGGCTGCTGGTGAACGCGGCCCGCTCCGACGACTTCGCGCCGGCCCTGGCCTCCGAGGCGGACTCCGTGATCCTCGACCTCGAGGCCGCCGTGCCCGAGGAGGAGAAGGAGGCGGCGCGCGCCAACGTGGTGGACGCCCTCTCCGGCGGCATGACGGCGTGGGTGCGCATCTCCGCCGCCTCCACCGAGCACTGGGCCCGGGACCTCGAGGCGCTCGCGCGCCTGAGCGGGGTGCGCGGCGTGGTGCTCGCCGAGACCGAGGAGCCCGAACAGGTCACGTTCACGGCCATGCGCCTGCGCGCGGGCACGCCCGTGATCGCGCTGCTGGAGTCCGCCCTGGGCATCGAGAACGCCACGGCGGTGGCCAAGGCCCCGGGGACGTTCCGCCTCGCGTTCGGCGTCAACGACTTCCGCAAGGACGTGGGCGTGGGCGAGGACCCGCTGGCCATGGCCTACGCGCGCTCCCGCATGGTGATCGCCTCGCGCGTGGGACGGCTGCCCGGCGCGATCGACGGCCCGCCGGGGAACGCCGACGCCGAGGACTCCGTGCGCGAGTCCAGCGCCGTGACCGCCTCGATGGGGATGACCGGGCGCCTCGTGCTCAGCCGCGGCCAGGTGGACTGGGTGAACCGGGCGCTGTCTCCGTCCGAGGACGAGCTCTCGTGGGCCAAGGACCTGCTGGACAAGCACAGGGCGGGCGCCGCCGTGGGCGACGGCTCCTACCTGCCGCGCCTGAAGCGCGCCGAGAAGATCGCCGACCTCGCGGACTCGTACGGCCTCTGGAACGCGTGA